The genomic region CATCACGTTCAAATAATATACCTTGCGGATATTTTGGCCCGACAGAGGAAATTCATAATGGTCAACTCTGcgataattgaagaaaattgcgaACATGTTCTTGATTTTTGAACGAATTTTGACGCAGTTTTTTCGGTCTTGGTTCACTTTTTGTACGATGTTGGTTCCATTCATCGGTTGGTTCCGGATGAAATATACAGATCCTAGTCCAAATCCCCGATAACGTTGCGTACCATGATGTCCTGGTAGTCAAAAATCCTTGTTTGATAGATTTCAATGCgtcgctttaaaaaaaaattgaatgttatTGCGATTTATCGAGATTTGACGCGTTTTATCTTTACATCTTTTAAAACAGTAAGGGTGGATCCAAACGAAATGTCCGTAGCATCAGCAAGGTTTCCAATTGTCAATCAACGATTTTGGAGTAACTAAATCTTTGATTTCTTTGATGTAGCTTTCATCGGTCGATATCGATGGTCGTCCGGGGCGTTGTTTCTCCTGAACTCTTTCTAGGGCTCCTTTAAAGCCTTCGCACTACcagtatacatttttttgcgaCATAACCGTTGTACAAAAGCCCTACTGTAATATCTTCAACGTTTTCGCCGCAGAACATTCATCctgcaaacaaaattgaatgcAAATCCTTCGTTCAACAAAATTAGACAtggtaaaaatcgaaaaactcacttttgtatgtttaaaaaaacgcGTCTAGCTCTACAACAATTGAATCTATTCGGACGAAACTTTGCATAGATGTTACAGGCAGTGCCACCaacctacaaaaaaaataatttcatggtTTATACTGCTACtgaagtttaaataaaaaattcaccttatttttttcttacagtAGAAAGTAGCTCTGAGCAAACATGCGTGGTCTGCACCTAGCGAGACTGATACTGTCAAcctgcaatttattttttttatattaaaataaaagaagacTAAAAAATGCTCACTGAAGAAGAACTAGAGTGATTGTGCTTTGAAACAATCCCCCGAGTTTCTGAGGCGAACTCAAGTTACGTGGTTTTCTCAATATAGCAATGAATAGATTAacaatattccaaaaatttccaGGACAGTCATAGTTCCAAAGCTCTCTTCCGGTCACTTTTTTATCCCTTTGCAATAGAGAGCTTAACTCGTTTCGCACgcaattcttattttaaagagttttaaaGCCCCTTAAAGCTATTTTCTGTATTTATAACTACTTGTAAATTGTAATGCAACatccaaaaattgcaaataatgcCTTAATGCCACGTATACACCCATTGTCCGTGAcaatactttaattaaaatccgaTGTAGACCAACATGTGTCGACCATTTGGCCAGGatccaaattaaattaaatatcaaagaGTGGTGTAACATGAAATTTCTGTTAACTCATTTAAGCCAATTATCGAATTTTACGATATAATTGGAAACCTGCAGGATTATGCCGaagtataattaaaaactctTAATTGATTTCGATTGATTTTATACAGTAAAACCTTTGAAGGGAGTAATTTAAAGTTCCACCTCAGAAATTGCCAATATAAAACTACCAAGAGAAATATATCTCCGATGAATCGACAAAAACCCAATGTAACTTCACTTGAACTCGACAGTTCAGTTGTTTATTCTCAAAGGGCTTTATTGGACAATCCAAGAAACGGAACTTAGGACAttcttttacttttatatGCTTACTCGTGCACAGAGGCTGTCTTAGAAAGTTCGCCTTTATCTGCAGTACTTTCAGCGAAAAAATACATCAGTTTCCCTCTCTCAAACTCTCACTACGTAAGTTGCAGATCTTGTAGAAACACTCTTGAGGAGTGGTCAATAATAACGGGGTAAAAGAGTTAgggataaaaataattgtgtaACGCTACTGTTAGACCACCGAAAACTGCTCGTAAATAAATTCAGTGGACATGTTTACTCTGATATATTCGAAAACTTTACTGCAGTCCTGTCAAGGTAATAAAGAGAAAGTTTGGCGCAGTCCGATGGAAATTTGCCTTGTAGTTTTCTGCAAATAGTTAAATGGGGCGTCTAAATTGTTTACAATTACGAGGGTATTTCTTGTTCCGGGGTTAATATAGAGAAAGTTAGCGAGAGAACAAATAATTAGTAGcaacagaaaaaatttaaaagcaaatgcAAAAGCAATTTCCCCAGAAAAGAAGAGCCCTTAAACcaggttttaaatatttgaaacatatacagggtgtctcattaAAAAACCCGGCAGTTGAAAAGCCATAACAGGCGACCCATTTTATatgagttttaataaaaacctttaggcactttgaaaaattttgaggcAATGAACTACTCAACTATTAGCCTTGGGTATAGGAATGTCCACATTAGAAATTATGCCCaggacatatacagggtgttatttaagtaagttgtcaaattttaaagggtgATTCTTTGAGTGGGTTTAAGACGAAAAATTTACGTAAACTTAGAACCGGTAATGCTTCGTTTGCaacgtacagggtgtcaaactttttttatcgttgcataataaaaaatctcctAAATAACAAAACGTAAATTATTGTGCCAGTGAAAGTTGGTGACAGTTTTTAACTGAAGTACTTCGGAATATTTTAACCAGAAACTGTGTGTCACCTTTGGCAAGTTACGTGCACAGGGATAACgccagaaatttaataaaaaacaaacaagaaaacgctttattaaaactacaatTAAACTAATggaatgcattttttttaaattttaacaataagtAAGTCGAAACTTAGAatagttgctgaaaatgtcttCCTTCAATTTCAACGCAAGCATTAGCTGCTCTTACCATCGATTACCGAGCacgttaaaatatttccgaCGTACATCTTATCTGATTACACGAATCCTGTATTCGTTCGATTAATTCGTCTTCAATGGTGCCCGAAGTTCTATAAACGAAGGACTTTATATGtcctcaaaggaaaaaatctaacagATTTAAATCCGGTAACCCAGGTGATCATGTCCAtatttaattcgaaaaatatataaaagttttcagaAAATAGAGGgcgcataaataacaataataatcatgTATAACACtgtcaaatttcaacaaaaatttatatttttacgaaaaaacgatgttttaagaaaaattttacaccctgtatcttgaaaacgaagcattaccgAATCTATCTTTATgtaaacttttcgtcttaggATCACTCATCTAATCATCCAAACAATCGCCATTTAAAATCGGGCCCGGTACTTAAATATCATCATCGATATCTCAACtgcaataaatatacaggatgttcaatttaaatatttcgaccTTTGGGCCAGTTCAGCTTCAACATGgttaattttcaagttttatcgAAATGTTCACGTTTGAATCAGTATAACACCACAACAGTAGGAGATTATTTGATGTACGCAACTTCTAATATTAGAAATGATCCCCATGATATACAcgtgcaaaatattaaaaaaatatgcaaaatgtcctatttcaaaaactaaacttTTCAGTGgccaaaatgtgtgatttaTTTTAGTAAGTTGTGCTTGAAACGTTCACTTCGATTCGACAAGCCTCCTCAGTTACTCGAGGTAGTTATAAGAACAGCTATACAGAGTTAACCACGCAACACATTCATAAGCAAATTGTTTACTTCCCGTTATCATTGCCTAATAAAATATGGTTTCAGGCTAGAATCCATCGTTTTGAATCCAaagaaaatacagggtgagtcgggaggatcgtgccaaacttcaggagtgtgttgtacatgaaaaacaaatgtaaaaaaactcaaatgttgttatccgattttcgtttgtttacaagttatagtgtaaataaaattaaaacataaaggctaagcaacatttagacgaaacgtttcctggacgttggatcggtcgtggtggccctattagttggcctccaaggtctccagacctcacaccactagactattgtttgtggggttggtttaaaactgaaatgtacagagtaaaagtggacactcaagatgcactaatccgacgcattagaaatgctgcagctgccattaaagaaagacatgaaacaatcaggagcgcaacgaatgctcttcatagacgaagccgaaaatgtttagaagttaatggcaatatttttgaacatttactatgatatccaaacgttaatttatggaatttcttatgaaatttataattttttaaattttatgttttaattttatttacgctataacttgtaaacaaacgaaaatcggataacaacatttgagtttttttacatttatttttcatgtacaacacgctcctgaagtttggcacgatcctcccgactcaccctgtatttccaaAATGGCAGCACTGTCGGTAATATCGGAAGCAGCTAccaacttcgttattttaacaGAAATCCCCTAATTTTTTCATGATTTACAGACTTTCAGACaaagttattgaaatttgaaacgatGCTACTTCGTAGAGATGTGTCGGTGTTTATGGAAgagtttttgtcaaattgaaaTACGTTAAAAGGGAACTTATTAGGTCCTTTTTCAACTCCAGGACACTGATTCCAAAATTCGCAACGGTTAGCTCACAATACCGATTTCCGCGGGgtcttgcaaaattttcaaattttcccatATACCTCGGAAgtggcaaattttaaatataaggtACTTCACATCAGTTGGCCTTAAAATTAAACGATAAATCCCAAAATGACAAGAAAATTAGGAAGTTCTATtcgaaataacaaagttggatGCTACTTCCGCTCTAACCGGAAATgacgccattttgaaaatattttacttggaaTCAAAATGGTACATTCTAGCCTGAAGTTAAATGGCATTGAAATACGCTGGTGAGAAGTCCAAAATTTCCTAGTGAACTATCCTGACTAACtctgtattaaaaatagtctACAAGTCGTAAGAAGTAAATACGGGAAAAGATACAGACTGTCCGATTTAAAGTTCTCAACTTTCAGAGCAAAACAATATGAAGGGACAAACTCGTTCTTATGATTTGTTTTATGCAGAAAGCTCTTCTACTGCTGAATGATGATATTCCTGTTCTTGGCGTTAAGCTCTTCCATTTCAGAGACAAGTCGACTCTCCTGGTTGCTACGGAAGTATTGTATGATGGGCATTGTTTTACAATTGCTGTTGTCTTCTCTGGTTGGTTTTTAATTCGATTCAACtctagactttttttttataagctaAGTTTCTGGAAGTAGTAAGGCTAGAGCCATCTCCCCTTTCACTCGAAACAATAAGGCCCAGGGGACGCTGAAATGATTATATGAGGATACAGTTTTGGAGGCATTTCTTTTTTCGGTTTATTGCGAAGGAAGCTAAACGGGttgcaaataattaataataacggAAAATCGCTTAAAAGTGAATTCAAAAGCAATTCCTCCCGGGAGGATATGTCCCTAAACcggaaagtaaaattttaaatctcatCCGATTTTCACCTGTCTGAGCGGTATAGAAATAATGTAATCCCAGAAAATCCCTGGACTGGCCATTCACCGCTAACAAGCTACTCAATTCTGGGAAAATTTGTGGACACCTATATAGCGTTACATTTTTATTCCCATACTATCCACGTTCCAGATTCGAAACACACTTGTTATGCGACGTAGGTACACACAAAGAATATACCTGGAAACTTTAATAGGAGCTTCGCGGAATATTGtaacaacatttttaactATATCGATTAAAAACCAACAAACTGCAAACAGAACCTGAGGAGATTCTTATCGAGGAACTTCGTAATTAAGGTGACAATACTAGCTGAAAAGACATCCAGAAACTTTCCCCTAAACTCAATCAGCAATAAATTTACATGCTCTGTTATTTCGCGtttaactaaattatttaGTTTCCGCTTTTCAGATTTAGATTGATTTACTTCTATAAATCCCAAACTTTCGGATGCAGGAAAATAAAGGGACTAATTAAACTTTCAGGTTAGTGGGAGTTTTGTTTAGTTGGCTCCTCTCTGCATTGTAATTGGGGATGAGAGGAGCTAAAGTTGGTTTAGAGGCAAGATTGTCTAGGATGTCCTCTATTTAACATAATATTGCACCAATTTGGTCATCCTCTCGTTATTAATCAACAGCATGATGGCGTGCACAACCGAAATCCCCGCTTTGTTATCTTGACTTATACAAGATCAAAGGGAAATTCCGTATTCAATTCGTACACTCCAGAGTGCTAACTAGGGAGGAATATGTTATACATTGTAAGCAAAGCCAAATTAAATCTGAATAATAATGAGTTATATTTTGACGAGGGgttgctttaaaattatttcgaattcgttattgttattattattagcatGTCGGATGGTTCCGGTGTTATTGGAGAGAGCAACACTTTTTCCTTTCATCCAGCATTGCATTTTGATATCTGCTCTATTCCTTTTAATCTTCCCTTGGCAAGTATCGATCGGGCATAATTTCGAAAAGCAGACCACCCGCTAGGAAAGCACAAAGGCTTCGGTTTTTCTTTGTGAAATGCTTTATTAACACCAAGTAGATATCGTTCGTTTCGTTGAATCCTCGGATGCTCCCTCTGAAAATATATTGCGGCAATATCTTTGCACTGAGGAAACAATGGCGTTTCTATATATCGAATGTCTGATCTATACGGATAATAAGCGATTCAATTTTCTGTTGAGTCAGCCCGTTTCCCATCCATACACACGATTTTATTGGGCTATGAGCTGTGACGTTCCCCACTCTCATTATACTCTAAAAAACAAAtctctgcaatttttttccaaacagtTTTAATGCGCTTTTCAAACTGTGTTGCGGCCTTGTGCGAACAAACAATATTCtggaatatttgaataatttttcataatccGGATTCTACGCGGATTATGTTGCGAATTCCCAGCTTTATGGCCAAGTGTTTAATCGAAAACACAAAGTGGAAGCTGCTTTCAACTCGACAGACATGCGAGCAGTGTAGACATCCCTTTAGAGggcatatttcatttttgtccaGAAGGGAGGAAAGAGTGCAATGGAAAGTTTGTTCGTGTAAAAGTTGAAAGTTGCATCTTTTAAGGCAGAACTTGCATGGCTGGAATTTTGAGGGTTTCTATCGTCAATTTTATTTGTCTTATACGGCACTAAGCAAGGAATATATGATTAGATAATAAAGTTTATAGGAGTTTGAATTTTATAACTCAAGAGCGATGTTGTCATAGAGCTGAGTTTCTCTTATTTAGTGGTTGGGGTGCGATTgggaaattcgtttttctacTGGACACTTTCATCTGAGAAATCGACAAATGATCCCATACTGCATTGCAAGATGCTTAcctaaaacagaaaataatcagatattttttaactgaagTCAAACTGAAAGTTCGGCATTTATCCATAAGAGATTGACATTGCACGTATCAAAGACTACACAGGATGTTTTATTCGAATATATTGGACACAAAGCGAAATTACAGATTTGCAAGAGTTTCTCTGAAACGTTTCTTTTGAAGACTAACACTCCCAAACCATACGAGATAGGTAGAAACACCTATATCAAGAACAATCTCGAGAATATATAACTTCTCATCAACATTGTATATGCAGGCTGTAATACATGATCATGACGATAATTCAGGGAGCAATAGTAGgctgaaaattaatgaaaaaaggtTTGTAAACCCCTTAATCATAGTCGCACAATTTtcgatgtacagggtgaccaAGTAGGacatgttttaatattttgcgttttattCACATATTGCctgagttaaatttttgaaacttcaaCATCTATTTTTTAAGACCCTTTCtaacaaaatgtgaaaatcgtCGGCAgccatatacagagtgtaaatttttttcaggtCATGTACTACTTCATgctttgtatcttttttaagGAACATCATATATGAATTCtgataccaaatttaaattccttcttCAATTGCTTAGCTTTTTGGTAATATATAGCATTTTCGTATCTTTCTGTGCTTTCGTAGAAtctgcaaaaatatctatcgataCAAGTTGACAATATAAAGAGAGTAAggagaaaaaataatcatgGTACTCAGTTATCaactatttaaagaaattcgtcaggtttaatcaaatttcttaatataaaaattaatctaaaCGAAAACGAAAAGGTGTGACATTTTGCCATCCTGTATAaggaaaatggtgcgtttttgaccatgggtctattagcaatttttccattctttttcAGAATACTACCTCCCCTGACACATCTCTATGATGATATGTTACTCCTTGTATACAgtgattttatcaaaatattcacTTGGATACCTTCGAATTTCCAAACTATCGGGAATAGTTATAGTAATACCCATATCATACATTATCTTTAGGATAATTCTAAttctaaatttcgaaaaacataCAGGTTGTTCCATCTTAACAAGCCAATAACAGAGATAAGTGGAACCATAAATTTGATTGTGTCGCGACACTTCATAGAACCCTTTTTGGCATACGAGACACCCAATAATAAAACTTCTATTAAAAAGTactgaaatttcatttaaaaaatatatacactGCAAGCTTAACTTCCTAAACTACAAATCAATTCATCATTGCTTGGGTTTTCCCACAATGTATATCCCTTCAGGCAACTCATTTTCCTGCTCCAGTGTTTGCCTATATGCATCGTTTTGCTTACTCGACGACGACAGCGTATTTATAACctaaaaatcacaaatcatTTGCAGAAAACCAAACTCCCTTCTAACCAACTCACATTATCATGTCCAGCTGGCACTTGCTGAACGTAGCTAGTAACAGGCTTAAACAACCCCCTATCACCATTATTGACCACCTGTGCATGTACGGTGGGCGTGGCCTGAGTAGACGTGTAACGCCCTGTTGGCGCATTATAAGAGGGGGAGGTTGGAATTGGGGTATAATGCTGATTCTGATAAGAAGAAGTGACTTGAGTGGGTGCGTACTGAGTTTGATAGGTGGGTGGATTTTGGCTAGGCgcgtaatttttttgaaaggtGGGCGTGTAGTGGTGTTCGTAAGAGGGCGTGGTTGGTGTGGGCGAGTGATATGAGGCAGTTGATTGAGTGTATGATGGTTGATATTCGTGAGAGTTTGTTGTATAGATATGAGCGAGTTTTGAAGGATAGTTTTGGTcctgaaaaatgttattaatgattaattattgtttgaaTTAGAGGTTGTAGGATTATTATTACGTGAATTGCAGGCCCTTCGAGGTAATAGAGAGGACTGGGAGTAGTGTGATGCACGTATTTAACTGGGGACTGATGTTGCTCTAAACTTCCttcctgtaaaataaaaaaaaattactttagcGAGTCGTAAAAACATCCACCTGTCATATAAAAGCTTGTAAAGCCCCTGTAAAACAATACGCTTCCGTTGAAGATACTGTTTAAATTTATCCTTGAGATAAATTTATACAGCCCATAAAAAGGCTAATCGGAGATGAAAATACGGCTCACCGGAGAATTAGAGTCGTCAACTGAGCCCGAAATTATGAGCGGCTTTTGAGCTGATACAGGAAAACAGGTAATTTTAcgctaaataaaatttgatattcccTCTCTGATTTCCATAAGagagttatttgaaaaagaagaaaatccgtattttcttttttatgttttcgaGAGACTTACATATTCGCTATTCTCAGACTCCACGTAATCATAGGTTTTCACAGTTTTACTATTTGTTTCTTCTCTTGAACTGTACTGAGATACAGGTATTTGGTTTATATCTTTGTGAGCTACATAGACCACGTTCGGGTTAGGAATATATTGAGGATGTTGTTGAGCTTC from Euwallacea fornicatus isolate EFF26 chromosome 29, ASM4011564v1, whole genome shotgun sequence harbors:
- the LOC136347695 gene encoding uncharacterized protein; the encoded protein is MDIGMHQFRKDSTYLMLLIWIFLLPFSWCTEEYQREIFLSPRNYNPHPYEHQLTKIQNPGPVVFPLNPDGEESVLNNRYNIITVDNAGRKYPIDITPYAKVAEKIQKLLDRKFSASKQSQLEGEIFDALSHQGAKVIPYPPQELKNYDAAVAPIKKNNYAFAYKVLDKATGDDFSHQQVRSSKATNGEYRVKLPDGRVQIVSYKADKHGYKADVKYEEDPEAQQHPQYIPNPNVVYVAHKDINQIPVSQYSSREETNSKTVKTYDYVESENSEYEGSLEQHQSPVKYVHHTTPSPLYYLEGPAIHDQNYPSKLAHIYTTNSHEYQPSYTQSTASYHSPTPTTPSYEHHYTPTFQKNYAPSQNPPTYQTQYAPTQVTSSYQNQHYTPIPTSPSYNAPTGRYTSTQATPTVHAQVVNNGDRGLFKPVTSYVQQVPAGHDNVINTLSSSSKQNDAYRQTLEQENELPEGIYIVGKPKQ